One Ricinus communis isolate WT05 ecotype wild-type chromosome 7, ASM1957865v1, whole genome shotgun sequence genomic region harbors:
- the LOC8286269 gene encoding pentatricopeptide repeat-containing protein At4g19191, mitochondrial isoform X2 encodes MTINLFNSQIREAVNQNCAHKAISLFRQLKQKGIEPNNFTFPFISKACAKLSNLHYSQVIHTHVIKSPFYSNVFVQTALLDMYVKCHQLDIAYNVFVKMPKRDVTSWNAMLLGFAQLGFSERVFCMFREMRFAGVFPDSVTLMGVSGAISCMKDLELAKSVHSFGIRIGIHNDVSVANTWISLYAKCYDLAMAESVFNGIEVGLRSVVSWNSMIAGYAYLEKRIDALNSYKRMLHDGFMPDISTIVTLLSSCLQPEAVRQGMQVHSHGIRFGCDSEIHVANTLISMYSKFGDVYSARCLFDSMCNRSCVTWTSMISGYAEKGNMDEALKLFNAMEAAGEKPDLVTVLSVISGCGQTGILEVGKWIHVYADSNCLKHNVVVCNALIDMYAKCGSIDDAWDLFNTMPDRTVVTWTTMIAGCALNGLFKESLDLFYQMIDFGLKPNHVTFLSILQACTHGGFLDKGWECFNMMTKIYKLNPGLDHYSCMADLLGRKGKLKEALEFIKGIWDGVARIRTIMKSKRVLKSPGQSLVEVNGKAHAFTVEDRGHLDMEVVYAVLDGLVLQSKEEEFLPHPAVSPGCELEASVAVHPNPR; translated from the exons atGACCATTAATCTATTTAACTCTCAAATTCGCGAAGCTGTAAATCAAAACTGTGCCCACAAAGCCATTTCCCTCTTCCGCCAATTGAAACAGAAAGGCATAGAACCCAACAACTTTACTTTTCCTTTCATATCAAAAGCCTGTGCTAAGCTCTCCAATCTGCACTACTCTCAGGTCATCCATACCCATGTCATAAAGTCCCCATTTTACTCCAATGTCTTTGTACAAACAGCATTACTTGATATGTATGTGAAATGTCATCAATTAGATATAGCGTACAACGTGTTTGTGAAAATGCCCAAGAGAGATGTTACTTCGTGGAATGCGATGCTTTTGGGTTTTGCTCAACTGGGGTTTTCGGAGAGAGTGTTCTGTATGTTCCGGGAGATGAGGTTTGCAGGGGTTTTTCCTGATTCAGTTACGCTTATGGGAGTGAGTGGAGCGATATCGTGTATGAAGGATTTGGAGTTGGCCAAGAGTGTTCACTCATTTGGAATTCGTATTGGGATACATAATGATGTTTCTGTTGCTAATACTTGGATATCTTTATATGCTAAATGTTATGATTTGGCAATGGCTGAGTCAGTTTTTAATGGAATTGAAGTGGGTCTAAGGAGTGTAGTCTCCTGGAATTCTATGATTGCAGGGTATGCATATCTTGAGAAACGTATTGATGCTTTGAATTCTTATAAACGGATGCTGCACGATGGTTTTATGCCTGATATTAGTACCATTGTTACCCTGCTTTCTTCGTGTTTACAGCCAGAAGCTGTGCGTCAAGGTATGCAGGTTCATTCTCATGGAATTAGATTTGGTTGTGATTCAGAGATTCATGTGGCTAATACTCTTATATCTATGTATTCCAAATTTGGAGATGTTTACTCTGCTAGATGTTTATTTGACAGCATGTGTAACAGAAGCTGTGTTACATGGACTTCAATGATAAGTGGTTATGCTGAGAAAGGGAATATGGATGAGGCATTGAAACTATTTAATGCTATGGAAGCTGCTGGTGAGAAGCCTGATTTGGTTACTGTACTTTCAGTGATTTCAGGTTGTGGCCAAACTGGTATTCTTGAAGTCGGAAAATGGATTCATGTTTATGCTGATTCTAACTGCTTGAAACATAATGTTGTAGTTTGTAATGCATTAATCGACATGTATGCAAAATGCGGAAGTATAGATGATGCATGGGATCTCTTCAACACTATGCCTGATAGAACTGTTGTCACTTGGACAACCATGATTGCAGGTTGTGCTTTGAATGGATTATTTAAAGAATCCTTAGACCTTTTCTATCAGATGATAGATTTTGGATTGAAGCCAAATCATGTTACTTTCCTTTCCATACTTCAAGCTTGCACTCATGGTGGTTTTCTTGACAAAGGATGGGAGTGCTTCAATATGATgaccaaaatttataaactaaacCCAGGATTAGATCATTATTCCTGCATGGCGGATCTTCTTGGACGTaaaggaaaattaaaagaggCATTGGAGTTTATTAAAG GAATCTGGGATGGAGTTGCAAGGATAAGAACAATTATGAAAAGTAAAAGGGTGCTGAAGTCTCCAGGACAAAGCCTTGTTGAAGTGAACGGGAAAGCTCATGCTTTTACTGTCGAAGACAGAGGTCATTTGGATATGGAGGTTGTATATGCTGTTTTGGATGGTCTGGTGTTGCAATCAAAGGAAGAAGAGTTTTTACCTCATCCAGCTGTTTCTCCGGGATGTGAATTAGAG GCGTCAGTGGCAGTCCATCCCAATCCTAGATGA
- the LOC8286269 gene encoding pentatricopeptide repeat-containing protein At4g19191, mitochondrial isoform X1, producing MTINLFNSQIREAVNQNCAHKAISLFRQLKQKGIEPNNFTFPFISKACAKLSNLHYSQVIHTHVIKSPFYSNVFVQTALLDMYVKCHQLDIAYNVFVKMPKRDVTSWNAMLLGFAQLGFSERVFCMFREMRFAGVFPDSVTLMGVSGAISCMKDLELAKSVHSFGIRIGIHNDVSVANTWISLYAKCYDLAMAESVFNGIEVGLRSVVSWNSMIAGYAYLEKRIDALNSYKRMLHDGFMPDISTIVTLLSSCLQPEAVRQGMQVHSHGIRFGCDSEIHVANTLISMYSKFGDVYSARCLFDSMCNRSCVTWTSMISGYAEKGNMDEALKLFNAMEAAGEKPDLVTVLSVISGCGQTGILEVGKWIHVYADSNCLKHNVVVCNALIDMYAKCGSIDDAWDLFNTMPDRTVVTWTTMIAGCALNGLFKESLDLFYQMIDFGLKPNHVTFLSILQACTHGGFLDKGWECFNMMTKIYKLNPGLDHYSCMADLLGRKGKLKEALEFIKGMPVKPDAAIWSALLTACRIHCNVEMGEHAARHLFEMEPLVSFPYVEMANIYASAGIWDGVARIRTIMKSKRVLKSPGQSLVEVNGKAHAFTVEDRGHLDMEVVYAVLDGLVLQSKEEEFLPHPAVSPGCELEASVAVHPNPR from the exons atGACCATTAATCTATTTAACTCTCAAATTCGCGAAGCTGTAAATCAAAACTGTGCCCACAAAGCCATTTCCCTCTTCCGCCAATTGAAACAGAAAGGCATAGAACCCAACAACTTTACTTTTCCTTTCATATCAAAAGCCTGTGCTAAGCTCTCCAATCTGCACTACTCTCAGGTCATCCATACCCATGTCATAAAGTCCCCATTTTACTCCAATGTCTTTGTACAAACAGCATTACTTGATATGTATGTGAAATGTCATCAATTAGATATAGCGTACAACGTGTTTGTGAAAATGCCCAAGAGAGATGTTACTTCGTGGAATGCGATGCTTTTGGGTTTTGCTCAACTGGGGTTTTCGGAGAGAGTGTTCTGTATGTTCCGGGAGATGAGGTTTGCAGGGGTTTTTCCTGATTCAGTTACGCTTATGGGAGTGAGTGGAGCGATATCGTGTATGAAGGATTTGGAGTTGGCCAAGAGTGTTCACTCATTTGGAATTCGTATTGGGATACATAATGATGTTTCTGTTGCTAATACTTGGATATCTTTATATGCTAAATGTTATGATTTGGCAATGGCTGAGTCAGTTTTTAATGGAATTGAAGTGGGTCTAAGGAGTGTAGTCTCCTGGAATTCTATGATTGCAGGGTATGCATATCTTGAGAAACGTATTGATGCTTTGAATTCTTATAAACGGATGCTGCACGATGGTTTTATGCCTGATATTAGTACCATTGTTACCCTGCTTTCTTCGTGTTTACAGCCAGAAGCTGTGCGTCAAGGTATGCAGGTTCATTCTCATGGAATTAGATTTGGTTGTGATTCAGAGATTCATGTGGCTAATACTCTTATATCTATGTATTCCAAATTTGGAGATGTTTACTCTGCTAGATGTTTATTTGACAGCATGTGTAACAGAAGCTGTGTTACATGGACTTCAATGATAAGTGGTTATGCTGAGAAAGGGAATATGGATGAGGCATTGAAACTATTTAATGCTATGGAAGCTGCTGGTGAGAAGCCTGATTTGGTTACTGTACTTTCAGTGATTTCAGGTTGTGGCCAAACTGGTATTCTTGAAGTCGGAAAATGGATTCATGTTTATGCTGATTCTAACTGCTTGAAACATAATGTTGTAGTTTGTAATGCATTAATCGACATGTATGCAAAATGCGGAAGTATAGATGATGCATGGGATCTCTTCAACACTATGCCTGATAGAACTGTTGTCACTTGGACAACCATGATTGCAGGTTGTGCTTTGAATGGATTATTTAAAGAATCCTTAGACCTTTTCTATCAGATGATAGATTTTGGATTGAAGCCAAATCATGTTACTTTCCTTTCCATACTTCAAGCTTGCACTCATGGTGGTTTTCTTGACAAAGGATGGGAGTGCTTCAATATGATgaccaaaatttataaactaaacCCAGGATTAGATCATTATTCCTGCATGGCGGATCTTCTTGGACGTaaaggaaaattaaaagaggCATTGGAGTTTATTAAAGGTATGCCTGTCAAACCAGATGCTGCCATATGGAGTGCATTGCTTACTGCTTGTAGGATACACTGCAATGTGGAGATGGGTGAACATGCGGCTCGTCACCTTTTTGAAATGGAGCCACTTGTGTCCTTTCCATATGTAGAGATGGCTAACATATATGCATCGGCAGGAATCTGGGATGGAGTTGCAAGGATAAGAACAATTATGAAAAGTAAAAGGGTGCTGAAGTCTCCAGGACAAAGCCTTGTTGAAGTGAACGGGAAAGCTCATGCTTTTACTGTCGAAGACAGAGGTCATTTGGATATGGAGGTTGTATATGCTGTTTTGGATGGTCTGGTGTTGCAATCAAAGGAAGAAGAGTTTTTACCTCATCCAGCTGTTTCTCCGGGATGTGAATTAGAG GCGTCAGTGGCAGTCCATCCCAATCCTAGATGA
- the LOC8286270 gene encoding coniferyl alcohol acyltransferase, with translation MGSNGEANYFSVTVSKEEVVAAVLPSQEHWLPLSNLDLLLPQLDVGVFFCYKKPKMGFGSMVSVLKKAMAEALVLYYPFAGEVVANPLGEPELLCNNRGVDFSEAFTDAELVDLNLYNPDVCIDGKIVPEKKNGVFAVQATELKCGGVVVGCTFDHRIADAYSTNMFLVSWAEAAQSKPISTTPSLRRSLLNPRRPGHIHPSLDNIYLPISLFALPKDPKTNNLDDHDHLISRIYYVKADELTQLQSLASSNGNKRTKLESFSAFLWQLIAQCASKNNTKNGKTKVSKMGIVVDGRSRLLSDDKMCTYFGNVLSIPYGCMKIDELIEHKLSWVANKVHDFLESEVTKEHFLGLIDWVEAHRPEPAVSKIYASNKEDGPAFVISSGQRFPVCEVDFGWGIPAFGSYHFPWGGNTGYVMPMPSPAGNGDWVLYMHLFREQLEFLEIEAASFFKPFEL, from the exons ATGGGTTCTAATGGAGAGGCAAATTATTTCAGTGTCACAGTGAGCAAGGAGGAGGTGGTGGCAGCCGTACTACCATCGCAGGAACATTGGCTGCCACTCTCGAACCTAGACTTGCTTCTCCCCCAACTTGATGTCGGGGTTTTCTTCTGTTACAAGAAGCCAAAGATGGGTTTTGGGTCCATGGTAAGTGTTCTTAAGAAGGCCATGGCTGAAGCTCTGGTGTTATACTATCCCTTTGCCGGTGAGGTTGTGGCTAACCCATTGGGTGAGCCTGAGCTTTTGTGCAACAACCGTGGCGTGGACTTTTCTGAGGCTTTTACTGATGCTGAGCTTGTAGACCTCAACTTGTATAATCCTGATGTCTGCATTGACGGCAAAATTGTACCTGAAAAGAAGAATGGTGTTTTTGCCGTCCAG GCGACAGAATTGAAATGTGGAGGAGTTGTGGTGGGATGCACATTCGATCATCGCATAGCAGATGCCTACTCAACCAACATGTTTCTTGTTTCATGGGCAGAAGCAGCTCAATCCAAACCTATATCAACTACTCCATCCTTGAGACGATCTTTACTAAACCCTAGACGTCCTGGTCACATCCACCCTTCTCTTGACAACATTTACCTACCCATCTCCTTATTTGCACTACCCAAAGATCCTAAAACCAATAATCTTGATGATCATGACCATCTTATTAGTCGGATATACTACGTTAAAGCAGATGAACTTACTCAACTACAATCTCTTGCTAGCTCTAATGGAAACAAAAGGACCAAACTCGAGTCATTTAGTGCGTTCTTGTGGCAACTGATTGCCCAATGTGCTAGCAAAAATAATACCAAAAATGGGAAGACAAAAGTATCAAAGATGGGGATTGTTGTGGATGGAAGGAGTAGGTTATTAAGTGATGACAAGATGTGTACTTACTTTGGAAATGTCCTTTCCATACCATATGGTTGCATGAAAATTGATGAACTTATTGAACATAAGCTGAGTTGGGTAGCAAATAAAGTCCATGATTTCTTGGAAAGTGAAGTGACAAAGGAACACTTCTTGGGGCTGATTGATTGGGTAGAAGCACATAGGCCAGAGCCAGCAGTTTCTAAGATATATGCAAGCAATAAGGAAGATGGACCAGCTTTTGTGATATCTTCAGGACAAAGATTTCCTGTTTGTGAAGTGGATTTTGGATGGGGTATCCCTGCTTTTGGGTCATATCATTTCCCTTGGGGTGGAAATACAGGTTATGTAATGCCAATGCCTAGTCCAGCAGGGAATGGTGATTGGGTATTGTACATGCATCTATTTAGAGAGCAACTGGAATTCTTAGAGATTGAAGCTGCCAGCTTTTTCAAGCCCTTTGAACTGTGA